The genomic interval gagcagataaagGTCTGTGACAGTTGTATAAGATAACACTATTGCGGTCAAATACAGCCGTGCGACTAAAACGAAAACTGCTATCGTTTagctgctaacattagcaggtTATACGTGATTTGAACAGGCACGTAGCTTATACCAGACAAACTTTATAGTGCATTTACAGTGGATACGAAACGTTGATCCGGCAAAGTGGACTTCTTAATATAGTATGGGGCAAATCGGTGCCAGATTTTGCGGGCTTGTTACCTTTCCGTCTATCCTGGCGTATCGGCGGCCATGGCCGGGGTATATTTTATACCCGCTGAAACTGCACAACTCGACCCTGAAAACGACAAATACAAGTCATCAGCGATAGAGATGAGTACATATTTTCTTTCCATGTAGACATTGtccttaaaatgtttatttaaatactgAGATGGCATTTGATAGCATTGCTTAGACTCACTTCATGATGGCTACGAGAGGGCACAAAACCGGAAAGAAAGATGACGGATGCGGAAACTGAATTGGGAGACTGCAAAATATTTATGaacaaataaaaagcaaatattttccCGTTAGCGTTCCATTAATGCTTTGAATTCAATAAACCCACGCGAATTATTTTTTGCTATTGTAAAAATCTATTAGTCAAATTTATAGACGGTGACGTCACATTTTGACGGTTGCCTAGCAAGCGAATCAGCCAATGACTACAGCTTGAtaataaagaaaagcagagcaTTAAACGCTCGAAAAATTAGATAAAAGATAGCTAGAGTCACAGGGCCATTTTTATCGTTAATGTTACTGTTTCGCTTCTTTATTCTTCACTCAAACCTGGCTGGCGCGTTTCAGCAACATTAGCGCGCTGTGGGATCATTGTAGTCTTTTCGAGTTTCATAGACACAAGGTTGTAAGGAGCGAGAGAGCCTGGGTGAACTACAAttccccaaaaaaaaaaaaaacccttgtaTACGCCTTTTGACAACCCACAGACGCTTCTTCTCTTTCCCTCTACAGTATACACCAGCTAACGCTAGCTGTGGTCCTGGTCGCAGGATGGGTGTATCAGATTTACAGTTTGATAGAAATGCTGGTAAGTAGTCGGCCGGCTGTTTTGGTCAAACGTATTCGTGCCCGTTTGAAAGGTAGCCGATGCGAAGGTGGTTATCACCGGCCGTCGTTAACTGGAGAACACAGAGTGCTGCCGTTAGCTAGTTCACCTTACACGGACATCCCGTGTAAGTCCTTTTCAATCAGATTTGCAAATTGTGTTTTAGCGAAGTTTCCCcaaagcttaaacttcaaatcAGTTTGTTTGGAGGGGGTTTAGGGTCTGCACGTGTTGGCAGACTGGGACGAAATGCGCATTGGTCAGTGTGTTGATAGATCCCGACCTTGGTAGTCTTCCAATGATAATCTGGTGTTATGCCTTCTAATATACATAGACAATTTATTTAAAACCAGTGCAGGTCAAAGACTGCATAATCAACATAATTAATGTTGTTGTATGATAGAGCTGCAGATATTGCAGATCTACACCCACCCATAAACTGTAATAGTAGTCATGGTTAACCCATAAATGACCCATGACTACTCTCAAGTACAGTACAACAGAAGTGCTTTACTAAACTCATTGCAGGTTCAAGTTCAAGAATAATCCTGATGCTGAGTTATGAGTGTATACTTAATGTGTGCTTGGCTGATTTCACATCTTGTATTGTTGTCTTTgacatgaaaacaaagacagCTTCTGTGGTTTTTCACTCTGTTGAATCTCTTTATTTTGCCAGGGCCTGTAGTGGATCTTTCAGCCCGGGGTATGCAGAAGCTGGATCCCAATTTCACCTGCTCTGAGGACACTCATACTCTCATCCTGGACCGGAACAACATCATGAAGCTGGACCACCTAGAAAGGAGTCCAGGCCTTCAGCAGGTAATGAGGCCTtcaatttaactttatttacataGTTTTTAGTTGCTAGTGCCCAAATACAACACACCAGTTcacaatttgatttttttttttcccccactttagCTGTCTGTAGCCAGTAATCGTCTGGTGAGAATGATGGGTGTGTCTCGGCTGACAGAGTTGAGAGTCCTAAATCTTCCCAATAACAGTATAGGCTACATTGAGGGCCTGAGAGATTTGCCTCACCTAAAATGGCTCAACCTCTCTGGCAACAATATTAAGGTGAGGAGAAGAGATATCCCAACAAACTTTACATAGATAAAGTAATTCATTGAGAATAAATCAGTTCATGTGTAATGACAAAAGTTTAATCAACTGTGCAATGTTTCCCACAGGTCATTGAACAACTTAACAACTGTGTCTCTCTTCAACACCTGGATCTGTCTGACAATAACATATCTGCCCTTGGTGATCTGACCAAACTGCTGGCATTAAAGGTCAGTGTGCACAAACTAGCTCTTTAATAATGGTATTGTTGATTTTCTTGGCAGTATCTTCACTGATTCATTGCCAACTTTGCAGACTCTTTTACTCCACGGAAACAGCATCACAACACTTCGAACTGTTCCCGCTCACCTTCCTGCACAATTATCCATTCTCTCCCTGGCAGAAAATGAGATTAGGGATCTTAATGAAGTAATTACCTTCTCCCTAATTCaatacagcagctctgattATCTTTAAATGACCTATTATTACTGACTGACTATAATCTGATTAATACAGGTGTCACACCTGGCGCCACTTCATGAACTGGAGCAGCTTTCCATTATGAGCAACCCTTGCGTTATGGCAACCCCATCGCTGCCAAGTTTTGACTATCGGCCCTATGTCATGAGTTGGTGTCTGAGCCTGAAGGTCCTAGATGGCTATGTAGTAACACAGAAAGAGGGGTGTGTACATTCCCATGTTCAGTCTCATCAGTACAGAGTTGAATGtcctgttttgatgtgtgttattGTTACATTTACAGTCTAAAAGCTGAGTGGCTCTACAGTCAGGGCAAAGGTCGCTCATATCGACCAGGACAGCATATTCAGCTGGTTCAGTACCTGGCCACTGTTTGCCCTCTGACCGCCTCACCTGCCCTGGAGACAGCAGAAGATGCCAAATTGGAGAAGATCCTCAGTAAGCAGAGGTAGAAATCTCAATCCAACAACacataaactgcaaataaataaataatcatccAGTACCCACCTTTTGGTCGTGGCAGCATACATCATTCTTAATCCTTCTTAATGTTCTCAGATTTCATCAGAGGCAACTGCTTGAGGAGACACGGGGAGGCTGCCAGAGTCCTCCTCGTCCAACTCAGCTTGATGTGGAGAGGCACAGTCCTTCACATACAGTTCCACACGGTGGAGCCGGAGAGGTGAAGAAAATCACTGTACCTGTGCCGGCTGCTCCATCAGCCCAGGAGACGGGTAAGAGGGCTGCTTTTTCATCCTGTGGTGTAATTCCAGTGGGCATCATGCATTTGATTTTAGTTGTAATTCCAGTCTTtgctttatgtatttttattttttgtcttgtttcctCTCCTGTAGAGCCAGTTGTCCGGTTTAACACCTGGATGAGCTCTGATTCTTCCAATCAGTCTCTGCCTGTAGTATGTCGCCCAAGGCTCAGTGAGGAGCACATTTATTTGGAGGATGTGCAGATGGATGAGGACAAACTAAATGGCAGCATGCTTTCCTCAGAGTCCACTTTCATCCCCTTTGCATCTGATCTGGAGCCACGATTGACCCACTCCGACAGCGAGGACGAGACTGAGACATTCGAGCCCGATTCTCTGGCACCCAAGCACCCAGCGCAGtccaaaaagcaaaacaccAACAAGCCACAGCATTCACCCTCAGCGGCGCAGGACGAGAGGAAGACGCTCGAAGAAGAAGTTATTTCTGCCGTAGCTACAACATCTAGTGGATTGCTGGGAGTCAAAGTTAGCGCTCCACAAAATGACCCGAAAAAGGATTTTGGTCAAGCTGAGGTGAAAGAAGCCTCAAAGCAAGAAGAAGCTGACAGTAAATTAAGTGCGATGGAAGCAGACAGAGCTGTAATTAAAATACAGTCCTGGTGGAGGGGGCATTACACACGATGCTGTCACCCCATGGCCAGAGAGGTGCGCAGTGAAATTCGTCTGCGCAGGATGGAGGAACACATCCTTTTCCTGTCTGAAAAGCTGGACCAGTAAGTGACTGACAAACAGCTCTCTTTCTGTAATGCATGGATATTAACATGTGACAGTGAATCTGGTGTATTTGCAGTGTGCAGAAGCAATATGAGGaagagaggctgcagaggctTGTTCAGGAGGAGGCTGTGAAGTTTCTGTGGAAAGAGGTCAGCAGTGGAAGTTTCTGTTTAACGTTAAAAGATCAGTGTAATATCATTTCAAGAAATTTGTCCAAAACTTCACAGTTTCCACTCTGTGTCATTTACATGTAGTTCCAGGCTATGCAGCAGTGGAAGCAGTCTGTGGAGCAGCAGCTAGCAGCCGTTACTCATGCCACCACCCCTGATCAGATCTCATCTCCCAGACTTTGCAAGGCTGCCCAACCCATTGTTTCTAGCACCACCAACCCACCTAGCATGGATGTCTCCTTCCCAGACTCTGGCTTCCAGTCAACCAGTGACCAGCAGGCAGCGCAAGAGGACAGCTTCCTGAGCAGCGGGACGGCAGACTCTCTGAAAACGGTGCGAGCAGTCAGCCCCGTTCGTTGTGGCTTCGCTAATGGTATTGATGGTGTGGGCAGCACTGACTGCAGCCTGCTGGAGCAATATCTGTCCTCTGTacagcagagggaggaggaggcagaggaggcagTTAGCGATAGAACAGAAACACCACAGCCCTCCTCGCCAGCATCACCCAGCAGGGCGGTGCAGACTAGCTCCCCCACAGAGAAGGCAGCAGAAGCAGCTCCTGGCTCTGCCTGAGAGTCCTCACCTGATAGACACCTGTACAGAACCACTGACCGTTAGTAAATTATCACTGAGTGTAAGTTTACAGACAGATCTCCCTCTGCAGTTATCTCTATTACTAACCCAGGACTCATAAATCAGTGCTCTCAGTTCTAAAACCAGTTTAAAGCAAATACCTTACAGTGAATGTAGCTCTAGTGTTTTTTATACTTCACCACTTGGATCCTTTCTTTTATTAATGAACATTTTCCTCTCTGTAAAGACACCGAATGTGATGTAACTTAAGAAGGTATCAGTGATGTGAAAGCAGTTAAGAGGTTCCTGCCTCTTAAAAACAGACACGTTGTGACCTGTTACTTCTACAGTGTCTAAGAGCAGGAGTTGATGTGCTAAAAAAATGCACTTGTAACTACACATATATCTACTATATATCTGTTGTGCCAACCAGTGTGAATGGATGGCCTGCTCTGTATAACTATAGGTCAGCATTAAGTGATGAACAGGAAAATGTCGTAGCATCCTGAtgttgtgaaaaatgtaaataaatctgCAGTTATAATTTTCTAAATATtcatatgtgtttgttttttcagtatgGCTGTAGTTAAAGTTCTTTTCATTATGTTTAATAATACTAGTTTAATAAATAAGTGTTTGTAAGGCACGACCCTGACaaaggataagaggaagaaaatgaatggatggatgtttgcaAGGCAAAGTTTAACAACAGGTTCATAATAGAAGAGCCAGCAATGTCTTATTTTGTCACGGCAGAAGAAGCCCAGGTGAGACAAATTTTGTTAACAGTGGTTGAATTCTATTAAGCATTGAGACAACACAGGGACCCTGGAATAAAGTCAGGTAAGGGGagtgcagctgtttttatttatggttTGACAAACTGTCAGTACAGCAGAAGAGATGCATGTTATCTGCGTTTTTGAATGAGTCTGGTTTATAAGCAAAAGGCTCTGATGTCCTGCTTTGTTCCAgtaatcaattttttttaattaagattgtcaatagcaaaaaaaacactgacttcAGGTGACAGCGAAAGCAATTAGAGAAGGGGAAAACAAAGGGATACAGAATATAGCAAAAGTTCAGTAACATGATCTtcataaaaacagatttaattaAATTCCATGGTCCAACAAGCTCTAccagctcctcttcctcttctagAATAGCTGCAACCTGTCCCAGTGATAAGAAGTCAAGTTTTTATTAAACAATTGATATTGTTTCCAGTTCATTAAAATAATCTGTTAAAGCCCAGAGCTATAACCCTTTGCACAGCTGTTACATTGATATTTTCACAGATTTGATGAGGTTTGACATCTTAATACATGGCAGTCTTTCACTCAATCCACCCACAGCTGCTTAACAGGAAGACAGTACCACAGCAGATTCACAATGGCTctcttaattatttatttattactgctGTCAATGTAATACGAGTAATTAACGGAAtagttattaaatttaaaaagttatttgGGGGAGTTCTTGTGGTGcttctcctgttcctcctttcacaaaggagcagatagcAATACTGCTGCTGGGTTGAGGCCTTTCTGCGCCCTTGTCCAGCTCTCCACGTGTAACAGCCCATCTCCTGGTACCTCCTCTGCACTGTTGAGACAGTGCTGGAAGACACA from Archocentrus centrarchus isolate MPI-CPG fArcCen1 chromosome 21, fArcCen1, whole genome shotgun sequence carries:
- the cep97 gene encoding centrosomal protein of 97 kDa — its product is MGVSDLQFDRNAGPVVDLSARGMQKLDPNFTCSEDTHTLILDRNNIMKLDHLERSPGLQQLSVASNRLVRMMGVSRLTELRVLNLPNNSIGYIEGLRDLPHLKWLNLSGNNIKVIEQLNNCVSLQHLDLSDNNISALGDLTKLLALKTLLLHGNSITTLRTVPAHLPAQLSILSLAENEIRDLNEVSHLAPLHELEQLSIMSNPCVMATPSLPSFDYRPYVMSWCLSLKVLDGYVVTQKEGLKAEWLYSQGKGRSYRPGQHIQLVQYLATVCPLTASPALETAEDAKLEKILSKQRFHQRQLLEETRGGCQSPPRPTQLDVERHSPSHTVPHGGAGEVKKITVPVPAAPSAQETEPVVRFNTWMSSDSSNQSLPVVCRPRLSEEHIYLEDVQMDEDKLNGSMLSSESTFIPFASDLEPRLTHSDSEDETETFEPDSLAPKHPAQSKKQNTNKPQHSPSAAQDERKTLEEEVISAVATTSSGLLGVKVSAPQNDPKKDFGQAEVKEASKQEEADSKLSAMEADRAVIKIQSWWRGHYTRCCHPMAREVRSEIRLRRMEEHILFLSEKLDHVQKQYEEERLQRLVQEEAVKFLWKEFQAMQQWKQSVEQQLAAVTHATTPDQISSPRLCKAAQPIVSSTTNPPSMDVSFPDSGFQSTSDQQAAQEDSFLSSGTADSLKTVRAVSPVRCGFANGIDGVGSTDCSLLEQYLSSVQQREEEAEEAVSDRTETPQPSSPASPSRAVQTSSPTEKAAEAAPGSA